From one Pagrus major chromosome 21, Pma_NU_1.0 genomic stretch:
- the LOC141016407 gene encoding extended synaptotagmin-2-A-like isoform X1 produces the protein MSQADSGVEMSNRMEGSEGPGVRANGPIAPPSSPVSSGIGPPLSPEELGEEPQSSLTDVSQMWINFGKTFAIIFPIYILGYFEFSFSWVLIGLAMLFYWRKNYGGRDYRINRALAFLEHEEKVVRQSVPTAELPPWVHYPDVERVEWLNKTVKQMWPFICQFVDKLFRETIEPAVKGANPHLSSFCFTKIDMGDKPLRVNGVKVYTENVDKRQVIMDLQISFVGNTEIDVDIKKYYCRAGIKSIQLHGTMRVVMEPLLGDMPLVGALSVFFLKKPLLDINWTGLTNMLDIPGVNGLCDNIIQDIIYSFLVLPNRLTIPLVGEAQLAQLRFPMPKGILRIHFIEAQDLLGKDKFLGGLIKGKSDPYGVVQVGTQLFQSKVVHETVHPKWNEVYEALVYDHSGQNLEIELFDEDTDKDDFLGSLLIDLAELQKEQKVDEWFVLEDVATGKLHLKLEWLSLLPTPEKLDQALMSIKADRSQANDGLSSALLVVFLDSARNLPRNPLEFNQAGLKKSSISKAIKSGKKVTSDPSPLVQFTVGHKSYESKTRYKTNEPVWEEAFTFLIHNPRSQELEVEVKDEKHECSLGTLTLPLSRLLEAEDMTLNQRFTMKNSGPSCTLKMKMALRVLCLDKDPSSPSDTTPSNVQVRKSSSGATPRPSISSDSPKPPSSTTDIPRSASVSAQDLLNRRKEADDPFRSPGSTDLGQGGGGGGGGHSLAETGRSTSNLAISGSQQYLAGGKEPTPSIASDISNPFAAQELQSRIQQLQNGSGPSHFPLGEVQLTVRHSSQRNKLIVVVHACRNLIAFTDHGSDPYVRLYLLPDKRRSGRRKTHTFKKNLNPVYDQTFEFTVSLVELHRRTLDVAVKNGGGLLSKHKGLLGKVLVDLTHDDISKGWTQWFELSGDGLAKPHQL, from the exons ATGTCGCAGGCGGATAGCGG TGTGGAAATGAGTAACAGGATGGAGGGTTCGGAGGGTCCAGGGGTCAGGGCGAACGGACCCATCGCACCGCCCAGCAGCCCGGTGAGCTCCGGTATAGGCCCACCTCTGTCCCCAGAAGAGCTGGGCGAAGAACCGCAGTCGTCTCTGACAGATGTCAGCCAAATGTGGATTAACTTCGGCAAGACTTTCGCCATCATCTTCCCCATCTACATTTTGGGATACTTTGAGTTCAGCTTTAGCTGGGTTCTGATCGGACTCGCCATGTTGTTCTACTGGAGAAAGAACTACGGCGGTAGAGACTACAGGATAAACCGTGCTTTAGCGTTCCTGGAGCATGAGGAGAAAGTAGTGAGGCAAAGTGTGCCCACTGCTGAGCTCCCACCATGG GTCCATTATCCAGATGTGGAGAGAGTGGAGTGGCTGAATAAG ACGGTGAAGCAGATGTGGCCGTTCATCTGCCAGTTCGTGGACAAGCTGTTCAGGGAGACCATCGAGCCGGCGGTGAAGGGCGCCAACCCTCATCTCAGCTCCTTCTGCTTCACGAAGATCGACATGGGCGACAAG CCTCTGAGAGTGAACGGGGTGAAAGTTTACACAGAGAATGTGGACAAGAGGCAGGTGATCATGGACCTGCAGATCAG CTTTGTCGGGAACACAGAGATCGACGTGGACATCAAGAAATACTATTGCAGAGCTGGAATCAAAAGTATACAG CTTCATGGAACGATGAGAGTGGTGATGGAGCCTCTGCTGGGGGACATGCCTCTGGTCGGAGCCCTGTCCGTCTTCTTCCTCAAGAAACCA tTGCTGGACATCAATTGGACAGGACTGACAAACATGCTGGACATTCCCGGTGTCAA TGGTTTGTGTGACAACATCATCCAGGACATCATCTACAGCTTCCTGGTCCTGCCCAACCGTCTGACCATCCCTCTGGTGGGAGAAGCTCAGCTGGCCCAGCTCCGCTTCCCCATGCCCAAg GGCATCCTGAGGATCCACTTCATCGAGGCCCAGGACCTGCTGGGTAAAGACAAGTTCCTCGGAGGGCTGATCAAAGGCAAGTCAGACCCGTACGGAGTCGTCCAGGTCGGGACTCAGCTCTTCCAGAGCAAAGTCGTCCACGAGACCGTCCACCCAAAGTGGAACGAAGTGTACGAG gcCTTAGTATACGATCACTCAGGACAGAATCTGGAGATCGAGCTGTTTGATGAAGACACTGATAAAGACGACTTCCTGGGAAG cctgCTGATTGACTTGGCCGAGCTCCAGAAGGAACAGAAGGTCGATGAG tggtTTGTGTTGGAAGATGTGGCTACAGGGAAGCTGCACCTCAAACTGGAGTGGTTATCTCTGCTGCCCACACCTGAGAAGCTGGACCAG GCGCTGATGAGCATCAAAGCCGACCGCAGTCAAGCCAACGACGGCCTGTCGTCTGCGCTACTCGTCGTCTTCCTGGATTCAGCCAGAAACCTGCCT CGCAATCCGTTAGAGTTCAACCAAGCAGGGCTGAAGAAGTCCTCGATCAGTAAGGCCATCAAG tccGGTAAAAAAGTGACCAGCGATCCCAGTCCGCTCGTCCAGTTCACAGTGGGACACAAGTCGTACGAGAGCAAG ACCAGATATAAGACCAATGAACCGGTGTGGGAGGAAGCCTTCACCTTCCTCATCCACAACCCCAGAAGCCAAGAGTTGGAGGTGGAG gtgaagGATGAGAAACACGAGTGCTCATTGGGGACGTTAACGCTGCCTCTGAGTCGCCTGCTGGAGGCCGAGGACATGACGCTGAACCAGCGCTTCACCATGAAGAACTCCGGACCGAGCTGCACCCTCAAGATGAAGATGGCTCTGCGG GTGTTGTGTTTGGATAAGGACCCATCCTCGCCCTCAGACACCACCCCATCCAACGTGCAGGTCCGCAAATCCAGCTCCGGCGCCACCCCGCGgccctccatctcctctgacTCCCCCAAGCCTCCCTCTTCCACCACCGACATCCCCCGCTCTGCCTCCGTGTCCGCCCAGGACCTGCTGAACCGGCGGAAGGAGGCCGATGATCCCTTCAGGTCTCCAGGAAGCACAGACTTAGGgcaaggaggtggaggaggaggaggaggtcacaGTCTGGCGGAGACCGGGAGGAGCACCTCCAACCTGGCCATCTCTGGCTCCCAACAGTATCTGGCTGGAGGCAAAGAACCGACGCCCAGCATCGCATCGGACATCTCCAACCCTTTTGCTGCTCAGGAGCTGCAGTCGAGAATCCAGCAGCTGCAAAA tGGTTCAGGCCCCAGTCACTTCCCCCTGGGTGAGGTCCAGCTGACAGTCAGACACAGCTCCCAGAGGAACAAGCTCATCGTGGTCGTTCACGCCTGCAG AAACCTGATCGCGTTCACCGACCACGGCTCGGATCCTTACGTCCGCCTCTACCTGCTTCCTGACAAACGGAGGTCAGGCAGGAGGAAAACTCACACGTTCAAGAAAAACCTCAACCCAGTTTACGATCAGAC GTTTGAGTTCACAGTTTCCCTCGTGGAGCTCCACAGGCGGACTCTGGATGTTGCGGTGAAGAACGGCGGAGGTCTGCTCTCCAAACACAAAGGCCT
- the LOC141016407 gene encoding extended synaptotagmin-2-like isoform X2, giving the protein MSQADSGVEMSNRMEGSEGPGVRANGPIAPPSSPVSSGIGPPLSPEELGEEPQSSLTDVSQMWINFGKTFAIIFPIYILGYFEFSFSWVLIGLAMLFYWRKNYGGRDYRINRALAFLEHEEKVVRQSVPTAELPPWVHYPDVERVEWLNKTVKQMWPFICQFVDKLFRETIEPAVKGANPHLSSFCFTKIDMGDKPLRVNGVKVYTENVDKRQVIMDLQISFVGNTEIDVDIKKYYCRAGIKSIQLHGTMRVVMEPLLGDMPLVGALSVFFLKKPLLDINWTGLTNMLDIPGVNGLCDNIIQDIIYSFLVLPNRLTIPLVGEAQLAQLRFPMPKGILRIHFIEAQDLLGKDKFLGGLIKGKSDPYGVVQVGTQLFQSKVVHETVHPKWNEVYEALVYDHSGQNLEIELFDEDTDKDDFLGSLLIDLAELQKEQKVDEWFVLEDVATGKLHLKLEWLSLLPTPEKLDQALMSIKADRSQANDGLSSALLVVFLDSARNLPSGKKVTSDPSPLVQFTVGHKSYESKTRYKTNEPVWEEAFTFLIHNPRSQELEVEVKDEKHECSLGTLTLPLSRLLEAEDMTLNQRFTMKNSGPSCTLKMKMALRVLCLDKDPSSPSDTTPSNVQVRKSSSGATPRPSISSDSPKPPSSTTDIPRSASVSAQDLLNRRKEADDPFRSPGSTDLGQGGGGGGGGHSLAETGRSTSNLAISGSQQYLAGGKEPTPSIASDISNPFAAQELQSRIQQLQNGSGPSHFPLGEVQLTVRHSSQRNKLIVVVHACRNLIAFTDHGSDPYVRLYLLPDKRRSGRRKTHTFKKNLNPVYDQTFEFTVSLVELHRRTLDVAVKNGGGLLSKHKGLLGKVLVDLTHDDISKGWTQWFELSGDGLAKPHQL; this is encoded by the exons ATGTCGCAGGCGGATAGCGG TGTGGAAATGAGTAACAGGATGGAGGGTTCGGAGGGTCCAGGGGTCAGGGCGAACGGACCCATCGCACCGCCCAGCAGCCCGGTGAGCTCCGGTATAGGCCCACCTCTGTCCCCAGAAGAGCTGGGCGAAGAACCGCAGTCGTCTCTGACAGATGTCAGCCAAATGTGGATTAACTTCGGCAAGACTTTCGCCATCATCTTCCCCATCTACATTTTGGGATACTTTGAGTTCAGCTTTAGCTGGGTTCTGATCGGACTCGCCATGTTGTTCTACTGGAGAAAGAACTACGGCGGTAGAGACTACAGGATAAACCGTGCTTTAGCGTTCCTGGAGCATGAGGAGAAAGTAGTGAGGCAAAGTGTGCCCACTGCTGAGCTCCCACCATGG GTCCATTATCCAGATGTGGAGAGAGTGGAGTGGCTGAATAAG ACGGTGAAGCAGATGTGGCCGTTCATCTGCCAGTTCGTGGACAAGCTGTTCAGGGAGACCATCGAGCCGGCGGTGAAGGGCGCCAACCCTCATCTCAGCTCCTTCTGCTTCACGAAGATCGACATGGGCGACAAG CCTCTGAGAGTGAACGGGGTGAAAGTTTACACAGAGAATGTGGACAAGAGGCAGGTGATCATGGACCTGCAGATCAG CTTTGTCGGGAACACAGAGATCGACGTGGACATCAAGAAATACTATTGCAGAGCTGGAATCAAAAGTATACAG CTTCATGGAACGATGAGAGTGGTGATGGAGCCTCTGCTGGGGGACATGCCTCTGGTCGGAGCCCTGTCCGTCTTCTTCCTCAAGAAACCA tTGCTGGACATCAATTGGACAGGACTGACAAACATGCTGGACATTCCCGGTGTCAA TGGTTTGTGTGACAACATCATCCAGGACATCATCTACAGCTTCCTGGTCCTGCCCAACCGTCTGACCATCCCTCTGGTGGGAGAAGCTCAGCTGGCCCAGCTCCGCTTCCCCATGCCCAAg GGCATCCTGAGGATCCACTTCATCGAGGCCCAGGACCTGCTGGGTAAAGACAAGTTCCTCGGAGGGCTGATCAAAGGCAAGTCAGACCCGTACGGAGTCGTCCAGGTCGGGACTCAGCTCTTCCAGAGCAAAGTCGTCCACGAGACCGTCCACCCAAAGTGGAACGAAGTGTACGAG gcCTTAGTATACGATCACTCAGGACAGAATCTGGAGATCGAGCTGTTTGATGAAGACACTGATAAAGACGACTTCCTGGGAAG cctgCTGATTGACTTGGCCGAGCTCCAGAAGGAACAGAAGGTCGATGAG tggtTTGTGTTGGAAGATGTGGCTACAGGGAAGCTGCACCTCAAACTGGAGTGGTTATCTCTGCTGCCCACACCTGAGAAGCTGGACCAG GCGCTGATGAGCATCAAAGCCGACCGCAGTCAAGCCAACGACGGCCTGTCGTCTGCGCTACTCGTCGTCTTCCTGGATTCAGCCAGAAACCTGCCT tccGGTAAAAAAGTGACCAGCGATCCCAGTCCGCTCGTCCAGTTCACAGTGGGACACAAGTCGTACGAGAGCAAG ACCAGATATAAGACCAATGAACCGGTGTGGGAGGAAGCCTTCACCTTCCTCATCCACAACCCCAGAAGCCAAGAGTTGGAGGTGGAG gtgaagGATGAGAAACACGAGTGCTCATTGGGGACGTTAACGCTGCCTCTGAGTCGCCTGCTGGAGGCCGAGGACATGACGCTGAACCAGCGCTTCACCATGAAGAACTCCGGACCGAGCTGCACCCTCAAGATGAAGATGGCTCTGCGG GTGTTGTGTTTGGATAAGGACCCATCCTCGCCCTCAGACACCACCCCATCCAACGTGCAGGTCCGCAAATCCAGCTCCGGCGCCACCCCGCGgccctccatctcctctgacTCCCCCAAGCCTCCCTCTTCCACCACCGACATCCCCCGCTCTGCCTCCGTGTCCGCCCAGGACCTGCTGAACCGGCGGAAGGAGGCCGATGATCCCTTCAGGTCTCCAGGAAGCACAGACTTAGGgcaaggaggtggaggaggaggaggaggtcacaGTCTGGCGGAGACCGGGAGGAGCACCTCCAACCTGGCCATCTCTGGCTCCCAACAGTATCTGGCTGGAGGCAAAGAACCGACGCCCAGCATCGCATCGGACATCTCCAACCCTTTTGCTGCTCAGGAGCTGCAGTCGAGAATCCAGCAGCTGCAAAA tGGTTCAGGCCCCAGTCACTTCCCCCTGGGTGAGGTCCAGCTGACAGTCAGACACAGCTCCCAGAGGAACAAGCTCATCGTGGTCGTTCACGCCTGCAG AAACCTGATCGCGTTCACCGACCACGGCTCGGATCCTTACGTCCGCCTCTACCTGCTTCCTGACAAACGGAGGTCAGGCAGGAGGAAAACTCACACGTTCAAGAAAAACCTCAACCCAGTTTACGATCAGAC GTTTGAGTTCACAGTTTCCCTCGTGGAGCTCCACAGGCGGACTCTGGATGTTGCGGTGAAGAACGGCGGAGGTCTGCTCTCCAAACACAAAGGCCT